In a single window of the Antedon mediterranea chromosome 1, ecAntMedi1.1, whole genome shotgun sequence genome:
- the LOC140048820 gene encoding uncharacterized protein isoform X1 — MHVLTLAYNRLTEIPIVHDCMNGTGTLDLSWNNLTSLEDTQLPSVTNILINKNQIQRISKTAFTNMPSLESLLLVHNNITFIEDGAFSETNLRYLFLYGNGMTNLSYGTLQTKGTTLEYIYLFDNSIEEIGKNALSHMVENGTIYLSCGGLRSIPSNIRKYINIICVQEGTPIDILIDEEMLRHLRKEIGLTCNLSTRTCSPCKEGTYLLFGNSKCEKCPPGGFYQDRRGVSEMSGFRESCQQCPIGSFSHNAGAASIVDCQTCPSGTKTNTYANLNACYCLDNFHRTDRFGPCSSCQEGVSCTGGYQNIAKGYWWSWEFKENCSVVEEQNKTPCLSEYRAFITKLQTDTFLIDNPNELKDAVYKGPLPKVYPCPFGEKSCNIGRNLNNSCAEGYTGWLCAACSNGYYELFNECYKCHEPAVTVIISVSVALAIVGVLFFLWRMQQRLTENRHIKVDSFLTYLKIAINFYQVLGILSEVTEIHWPKNFEYAGQIIQYFDVIKYINMLSPRCLHETWNAYSSLHIAMATPLVIVTIMSIIYVSLYIWNKYHGIVTESRVRKKCIILSMLLLYLTYANTCADIMAVGPWSIRVFNVTLNGVVKKSVLTSDYSIDLDKNGGSTYQINKTLVYVGLTYIIGFPLVIVLMLYYYHVRCYQHNETHENGWMIGVQFFCGQYKHTFWFWESFELYNKAILALIANLRDDVSSSLSYSLFVTVIYIVLHLYLEPMKEKSEQRFQQLTLTFIVVNLSIGAIVNLDQTGNGDDVIELLHKITPIILLMLNVSIMFVVIVHFVKKVKNECYRHEEPIRLLEINNVDSDEDAD, encoded by the exons ATGCATGTTCT AACGCTTGCTTATAACAGACTGACGGAAATACCAATCGTACACGATTGCATGAACGGTACAGGTACATT AGATTTAAGCTGGAATAATCTGACATCGTTGGAAGACACGCAATTACCATCAGTTACAAACATACTTATCaacaaaaatcaaattcaaCGCATTTCAAAAACTGCATTTACTAATATGCCATCTCTTGAATCATT ACTACTTGTACacaacaacattacatttatCGAAGATGGAGCATTCAGTGAAACTAATCTTCGCTATCT ATTTCTTTATGGTAATGGAATGACAAACCTTTCATATGGAACATTACAAACCAAAGGCACGACACTGGAATACAT ATATTTATTTGACAATTCGATAGAAGAAATCGGAAAAAATGCTCTATCACATATGGTAGAAAATGGAACCAT ATACCTTAGTTGTGGTGGACTTCGATCGATTCCCTCGAACATTAGgaaatatattaacat TATTTGTGTTCAAGAAGGTACACCAATCGATATATTGATTGACGAGGAAATGTTAAGGCATCTTAGGAAAGAAATTGGTTTGACATGTAATTTATCAACTCGAACATGCAGCCCGTGCAAAGAAGGGACATACCTGTTATTTGGAAATTCAAAATGTGAAAAGTGCCCACCTG GTGGATTCTATCAAGATAGACGAGGAGTTAGTGAAATGAGTGGTTTTAGAGAATCCTGTCAGCAATGTCCGATTGGAAGTTTCTCACATAATGCAGGAGCGGCATCCATTGTAGATTGTCAGACGTGTCCATCTGGAACTAAAACCAATACATATGCGAATCTAAATGCTTGCTATTGCCTTGACAATTTCCATAGAACTGATAGATTTGGTCCATGCTCGTCCTGTCAAGAAGGAGTAAGCTGTACAGGAGGATATCAGAATATAGCAAAAGGTTACTGGTGGTCATGGGAGTTCAAAGAAAATTGTAGTGTAGTTGAAGAACAAAACAAAACCCCATGTTTATCTGAATACAGAGCATTTATAACTAAACTACAAACTGACACATTTCTAATTGATAACCCAAACGAACTAAAAGATGCTGTATACAAAGGTCCGTTACCAAAAGTATATCCGTGTCCATTTGGAGAAAAGAGTTGTAATATTGGACGGAATTTGAATAACAGCTGTGCCGAAGGATACACAGGTTGGCTTTGTGCAGCATGTTCTAATGGATATTATGAGCTATTTAACGAATGCTATAAATGTCATGAGCCCGCTGTAACTGTAATTATATCGGTTAGTGTTGCCTTGGCAATAGTTGGAGTGCTTTTCTTTTTATGGAGGATGCAGCAAAGACTCACGGAAAACCGACACATCAAGGTAGATTCATTTCTGACATATTTGAAAATTGCTATTAATTTTTATCAGGTCTTAGGAATTCTATCAGAAGTAACGGAAATTCATTGGCCTAAAAACTTCGAGTATGCCGGCcaaataattcaatattttgacgtcataaaatacataaatatgttAAGTCCAAGATGTTTACACGAAACTTGGAACGCATATTCCTCGCTTCATATTGCAATGGCTACGCCTCTTGTTATAGTGACAATTATGTCAATCATTTATGTTAGTTTATACATCTGGAATAAGTACCATGGAATAGTAACTGAGAGCCGCGTAcgtaaaaaatgtataattttatcAATGTTGCTTCTTTACCTTACGTATGCAAACACATGTGCAGATATTATGGCGGTGGGACCATGGTCCATTCGTGTATTCAACGTTACATTAAATGGTGTAGTAAAAAAATCAGTACTAACATCAGACTACTCAATTGATCTTGATAAAAATGGTGGATCCACATATCAAATTAACAAAACACTTGTTTACGTTGGTTTAACATACATCATTGGTTTTCCATTGGTTATAGTTCTTatgttatactattatcatGTACGTTGTTATCAGCATAACGAAACCCACGAAAACGGATGGATGATTGGTGTGCAGTTCTTTTGTGGACaatataaacatacattttggTTTTGGGAATCATTTGAGCTGTACAACAAGGCTATATTGGCATTAATTGCAAACTTGAGAGACGACGTGTCTTCAAGCCTGTCTTACTCTCTGTTTGTTACGgtaatttatattgtattacatTTATACCTTGAGCCAATGAAGGAGAAATCTGAACAGAGATTCCAACAATTGACACTTACCTTCATAGTTGTAAACTTATCTATTGGAGCGATTGTAAACTTGGACCAGACTGGCAATGGAGATGATGTCATCGAATTACTTCACAAGATTACTCCAATAATTCTACTTATGCTGAATGTGTCGATCATGTTTGTCGTAATCG TTCATTTTGTGAAGAAAGTTAAAAATGAGTGTTATCGCCACGAAGAACCCATAAGACTCCTTGAAATTAATAATGTAGACTCGGATGAAGACGCGGATTGA
- the LOC140048820 gene encoding uncharacterized protein isoform X2, with translation MHVLTLAYNRLTEIPIVHDCMNGTGTLDLSWNNLTSLEDTQLPSVTNILINKNQIQRISKTAFTNMPSLESLLLVHNNITFIEDGAFSETNLRYLFLYGNGMTNLSYGTLQTKGTTLEYIYLFDNSIEEIGKNALSHMVENGTIYLSCGGLRSIPSNIRKYINIICVQEGTPIDILIDEEMLRHLRKEIGLTCNLSTRTCSPCKEGTYLLFGNSKCEKCPPGGFYQDRRGVSEMSGFRESCQQCPIGSFSHNAGAASIVDCQTCPSGTKTNTYANLNACYCLDNFHRTDRFGPCSSCQEGVSCTGGYQNIAKGYWWSWEFKENCSVVEEQNKTPCLSEYRAFITKLQTDTFLIDNPNELKDAVYKGPLPKVYPCPFGEKSCNIGRNLNNSCAEGYTGWLCAACSNGYYELFNECYKCHEPAVTVIISVSVALAIVGVLFFLWRMQQRLTENRHIKVDSFLTYLKIAINFYQVLGILSEVTEIHWPKNFEYAGQIIQYFDVIKYINMLSPRCLHETWNAYSSLHIAMATPLVIVTIMSIIYVSLYIWNKYHGIVTESRVRKKCIILSMLLLYLTYANTCADIMAVGPWSIRVFNVTLNGVVKKSVLTSDYSIDLDKNGGSTYQINKTLVYVGLTYIIGFPLVIVLMLYYYHVRCYQHNETHENGWMIGVQFFCGQYKHTFWFWESFELYNKAILALIANLRDDVSSSLSYSLFVTVIYIVLHLYLEPMKEKSEQRFQQLTLTFIVVNLSIGAIVNLDQTGNGDDVIELLHKITPIILLMLNVSIMFVVIVHF, from the exons ATGCATGTTCT AACGCTTGCTTATAACAGACTGACGGAAATACCAATCGTACACGATTGCATGAACGGTACAGGTACATT AGATTTAAGCTGGAATAATCTGACATCGTTGGAAGACACGCAATTACCATCAGTTACAAACATACTTATCaacaaaaatcaaattcaaCGCATTTCAAAAACTGCATTTACTAATATGCCATCTCTTGAATCATT ACTACTTGTACacaacaacattacatttatCGAAGATGGAGCATTCAGTGAAACTAATCTTCGCTATCT ATTTCTTTATGGTAATGGAATGACAAACCTTTCATATGGAACATTACAAACCAAAGGCACGACACTGGAATACAT ATATTTATTTGACAATTCGATAGAAGAAATCGGAAAAAATGCTCTATCACATATGGTAGAAAATGGAACCAT ATACCTTAGTTGTGGTGGACTTCGATCGATTCCCTCGAACATTAGgaaatatattaacat TATTTGTGTTCAAGAAGGTACACCAATCGATATATTGATTGACGAGGAAATGTTAAGGCATCTTAGGAAAGAAATTGGTTTGACATGTAATTTATCAACTCGAACATGCAGCCCGTGCAAAGAAGGGACATACCTGTTATTTGGAAATTCAAAATGTGAAAAGTGCCCACCTG GTGGATTCTATCAAGATAGACGAGGAGTTAGTGAAATGAGTGGTTTTAGAGAATCCTGTCAGCAATGTCCGATTGGAAGTTTCTCACATAATGCAGGAGCGGCATCCATTGTAGATTGTCAGACGTGTCCATCTGGAACTAAAACCAATACATATGCGAATCTAAATGCTTGCTATTGCCTTGACAATTTCCATAGAACTGATAGATTTGGTCCATGCTCGTCCTGTCAAGAAGGAGTAAGCTGTACAGGAGGATATCAGAATATAGCAAAAGGTTACTGGTGGTCATGGGAGTTCAAAGAAAATTGTAGTGTAGTTGAAGAACAAAACAAAACCCCATGTTTATCTGAATACAGAGCATTTATAACTAAACTACAAACTGACACATTTCTAATTGATAACCCAAACGAACTAAAAGATGCTGTATACAAAGGTCCGTTACCAAAAGTATATCCGTGTCCATTTGGAGAAAAGAGTTGTAATATTGGACGGAATTTGAATAACAGCTGTGCCGAAGGATACACAGGTTGGCTTTGTGCAGCATGTTCTAATGGATATTATGAGCTATTTAACGAATGCTATAAATGTCATGAGCCCGCTGTAACTGTAATTATATCGGTTAGTGTTGCCTTGGCAATAGTTGGAGTGCTTTTCTTTTTATGGAGGATGCAGCAAAGACTCACGGAAAACCGACACATCAAGGTAGATTCATTTCTGACATATTTGAAAATTGCTATTAATTTTTATCAGGTCTTAGGAATTCTATCAGAAGTAACGGAAATTCATTGGCCTAAAAACTTCGAGTATGCCGGCcaaataattcaatattttgacgtcataaaatacataaatatgttAAGTCCAAGATGTTTACACGAAACTTGGAACGCATATTCCTCGCTTCATATTGCAATGGCTACGCCTCTTGTTATAGTGACAATTATGTCAATCATTTATGTTAGTTTATACATCTGGAATAAGTACCATGGAATAGTAACTGAGAGCCGCGTAcgtaaaaaatgtataattttatcAATGTTGCTTCTTTACCTTACGTATGCAAACACATGTGCAGATATTATGGCGGTGGGACCATGGTCCATTCGTGTATTCAACGTTACATTAAATGGTGTAGTAAAAAAATCAGTACTAACATCAGACTACTCAATTGATCTTGATAAAAATGGTGGATCCACATATCAAATTAACAAAACACTTGTTTACGTTGGTTTAACATACATCATTGGTTTTCCATTGGTTATAGTTCTTatgttatactattatcatGTACGTTGTTATCAGCATAACGAAACCCACGAAAACGGATGGATGATTGGTGTGCAGTTCTTTTGTGGACaatataaacatacattttggTTTTGGGAATCATTTGAGCTGTACAACAAGGCTATATTGGCATTAATTGCAAACTTGAGAGACGACGTGTCTTCAAGCCTGTCTTACTCTCTGTTTGTTACGgtaatttatattgtattacatTTATACCTTGAGCCAATGAAGGAGAAATCTGAACAGAGATTCCAACAATTGACACTTACCTTCATAGTTGTAAACTTATCTATTGGAGCGATTGTAAACTTGGACCAGACTGGCAATGGAGATGATGTCATCGAATTACTTCACAAGATTACTCCAATAATTCTACTTATGCTGAATGTGTCGATCATGTTTGTCGTAATCG ttCATTTTTGA